One Calditrichia bacterium DNA window includes the following coding sequences:
- a CDS encoding sigma-54-dependent Fis family transcriptional regulator encodes MAKPQSPAKILLIDDEPNILKTMRMCLEDLGHDISAFQNPEAALAAIPGSQFDLAFVDLKMTPIDGMVILQAFREHAPQTTVAIITAHGSIESAVEAIKNGAHDYLQKPFDYLELQIFAQKMLNFHRLKTEVFELREQARQMAEQGELITRNPKMRDLLELALRAAETDMSILIEGESGTGKGVLARMIHRHSARAHKPLVTVNCAALPENLLESELFGHVKGAFTGAIKDRLGRFELANGGTIFLDEIGELPPAVQAKLLRILQDGEFEKLGESRTRKVDVRIIAATNRNLREAMENGHFREDLFYRLNTVRLKLLPLQERPEDVPVLIAHFLQKFSPNPNPDLQPEARLALLSYGWPGNVRELENAIQRAALLTRQSQISLQDLPDEIHPDSPQQKKPLSLEELEKRQIDYVLSITESVSEASQILGIDPATLWRKRKKYGLAD; translated from the coding sequence ATGGCGAAACCGCAATCACCCGCGAAAATTTTGCTCATCGACGACGAGCCGAATATTTTAAAAACCATGCGCATGTGCCTTGAGGATTTGGGACATGACATCAGCGCATTTCAGAATCCGGAAGCCGCGCTGGCGGCCATTCCCGGCTCGCAATTTGATCTCGCATTTGTCGATCTGAAAATGACGCCGATCGACGGAATGGTGATTTTGCAGGCATTCCGCGAACATGCGCCGCAAACGACAGTGGCCATTATCACCGCGCACGGCTCCATCGAAAGCGCTGTGGAAGCCATCAAAAATGGTGCACACGACTATCTGCAAAAGCCGTTTGACTATCTCGAATTGCAAATTTTTGCCCAAAAAATGCTCAATTTTCACCGGCTGAAAACAGAGGTTTTCGAGCTGCGCGAACAAGCCCGCCAAATGGCTGAACAGGGCGAATTGATCACCAGAAATCCCAAAATGCGCGATTTGCTGGAACTCGCATTGCGGGCAGCGGAAACGGATATGAGCATTTTAATTGAAGGCGAAAGCGGTACCGGAAAAGGCGTGCTGGCGCGAATGATCCATCGCCACAGCGCCCGCGCACACAAACCGCTGGTAACGGTAAACTGCGCTGCGCTGCCGGAAAATCTGCTCGAAAGCGAATTGTTCGGGCACGTGAAAGGCGCGTTTACCGGCGCGATAAAAGATCGTTTGGGCAGATTTGAACTCGCCAACGGCGGCACTATTTTTCTCGATGAAATTGGCGAGTTGCCACCGGCGGTTCAAGCCAAGCTATTGCGTATTTTGCAGGATGGCGAATTTGAGAAACTCGGTGAAAGCCGAACCCGGAAAGTGGATGTGCGCATCATTGCGGCAACCAATCGCAACCTCCGCGAGGCGATGGAAAATGGCCATTTCCGTGAAGACCTGTTTTACCGGCTGAACACCGTGCGCCTGAAATTGCTGCCGCTGCAGGAGCGCCCGGAAGATGTGCCGGTGCTGATCGCCCATTTTTTGCAGAAATTTTCGCCCAACCCGAACCCGGATTTACAGCCGGAAGCGCGATTGGCGCTGCTCAGCTACGGCTGGCCGGGCAACGTGCGGGAGTTGGAAAATGCCATCCAGCGTGCAGCGTTGCTCACCCGGCAATCACAAATTTCGCTGCAGGATTTGCCGGACGAAATTCATCCGGATTCGCCGCAACAAAAAAAGCCGCTTTCCCTCGAAGAACTGGAAAAGCGGCAAATTGATTACGTGTTATCGATTACCGAAAGTGTCAGCGAGGCGTCGCAAATTTTGGGCATCGATCCGGCGACACTGTGGCGCAAACGGAAAAAATACGGATTGGCTGATTAG
- a CDS encoding argininosuccinate synthase has protein sequence MSKPKVILAYSGGLDTSVILKWLANKGYEVICFVGNIGQTEDFAAVEKKAMATGATKVYVEDLREEFVTKYIFPALRGNAIYEGRYLLGTSLARPCLAKRQIEIAEKEGAGFVAHGATGKGNDQVRFEMTCYALNPGIKVIAPWRDPEFLGQFKGRTDLINYATKHGIAITATTKKPYSEDENLMHISHEAGILEDPKLRPEENVFSKSVSPMDAPDSETVLEIHFMDGIPVAVIDHTNDITHDSPLEMFNYLNKIAGENAIGRVDLVENRFIGIKSRGIYETPGATVLWVAHRDLEGLAMDKEVMHLRDMMIPKFAELIYNGFWFSPEMDFIMSAFNKSQEYIDGRVMVALYKGNVQVIGRESPTSLYDKELSSMEEEGGFDATDSTGFININSIRLKAHNLVLRKKRPYNWRENLALRS, from the coding sequence ATGTCAAAACCAAAAGTGATTTTAGCGTATAGCGGCGGTCTGGATACCTCTGTAATCCTGAAATGGCTGGCCAACAAAGGCTACGAAGTGATCTGTTTTGTGGGGAACATCGGGCAAACCGAAGATTTTGCGGCAGTTGAAAAAAAGGCGATGGCTACCGGCGCAACCAAAGTGTATGTGGAAGATTTGCGGGAGGAATTTGTCACGAAATACATTTTCCCGGCGCTGCGCGGCAACGCGATTTACGAAGGTCGCTATTTGTTGGGCACATCGCTGGCACGACCCTGTTTGGCTAAACGCCAGATCGAAATCGCTGAAAAAGAAGGTGCCGGTTTTGTTGCACACGGCGCGACCGGCAAAGGTAACGATCAGGTGCGTTTCGAGATGACCTGTTACGCGCTGAATCCGGGAATTAAAGTGATTGCCCCGTGGCGCGATCCCGAATTTCTGGGGCAGTTCAAAGGGCGGACAGATTTGATCAACTACGCCACAAAGCACGGTATTGCGATAACTGCAACCACAAAAAAGCCGTATAGCGAAGATGAAAATTTGATGCACATCAGTCATGAAGCGGGTATTTTGGAAGACCCGAAATTGCGCCCGGAAGAAAATGTGTTCAGCAAAAGCGTTTCGCCGATGGACGCGCCGGACAGCGAAACTGTGCTGGAAATCCATTTTATGGATGGCATACCTGTTGCCGTTATCGACCACACCAACGACATCACCCACGATTCGCCGCTGGAAATGTTCAATTATCTCAATAAAATTGCTGGCGAAAATGCTATCGGTCGAGTGGATTTGGTGGAGAACCGTTTTATTGGCATCAAATCGCGCGGGATTTACGAAACGCCCGGCGCAACGGTGCTTTGGGTAGCTCACCGCGATCTCGAAGGATTGGCGATGGACAAAGAAGTGATGCATTTGCGCGATATGATGATCCCAAAATTTGCCGAGCTGATTTACAACGGCTTCTGGTTTTCGCCGGAAATGGATTTTATCATGAGCGCATTCAACAAAAGCCAGGAATACATCGACGGCCGGGTGATGGTGGCGTTATATAAAGGAAATGTGCAGGTCATCGGGCGGGAATCGCCGACATCGTTGTATGACAAAGAATTGTCCAGCATGGAAGAAGAAGGCGGGTTTGATGCAACCGATTCGACCGGGTTTATCAACATCAATTCCATCCGGTTGAAAGCGCATAATTTGGTATTGCGTAAGAAACGCCCGTATAACTGGCGGGAAAATCTGGCGCTGAGAAGCTAA
- a CDS encoding DUF3299 domain-containing protein: protein MKHLRIFTLALLISGWFAIAEESKTSDPMSWDVLAKVEVIEKNNLLAPKFSQDVQNLDGTTVKLRGYMMPLDQAKKQKNFILSANPVASCYFCLPGGPETMVEVKATKSMKFSYNPITISGTLQLLADDPMGMYYRLVDATMEE from the coding sequence ATGAAACATTTGAGAATATTCACTTTAGCGCTGTTGATTTCCGGATGGTTTGCCATTGCGGAAGAAAGCAAAACCAGCGATCCGATGAGTTGGGATGTGCTCGCAAAAGTGGAAGTGATCGAAAAAAATAATCTGCTCGCGCCAAAATTCAGCCAGGATGTTCAAAATCTGGATGGCACAACCGTAAAATTACGCGGTTACATGATGCCGCTCGATCAGGCAAAAAAGCAGAAAAATTTTATTTTGAGCGCAAATCCGGTGGCGTCCTGCTATTTCTGTTTGCCGGGCGGACCGGAAACAATGGTGGAAGTAAAAGCCACAAAATCGATGAAATTCAGCTATAATCCGATCACCATCAGCGGAACGCTGCAATTGCTGGCGGATGACCCGATGGGCATGTACTACCGGCTGGTTGATGCAACGATGGAAGAATAA
- a CDS encoding T9SS type A sorting domain-containing protein, with translation MSDHNFKPVPIGGLGAGYQVIILILFHLTGNCCRCGWTIPAAPIKSGRPKVAIDAVGIETGETAVPTGFSLDQNYPNPFNPQTNIRYRIAEHSFVKLSIYNILGDLVKSLVSETQAPGEKVILWDGTNQSGAAVASGFYFYKLSAGDVQQTRRMLLIR, from the coding sequence GTGAGCGATCACAATTTTAAACCGGTGCCGATTGGCGGTTTGGGCGCCGGATATCAGGTGATAATATTGATATTATTTCATCTGACGGGCAATTGCTGCCGATGTGGATGGACAATTCCAGCGGCACCTATCAAATCTGGACGGCCAAAAGTGGCTATCGATGCCGTTGGCATCGAAACGGGTGAAACTGCGGTTCCGACCGGTTTTTCGCTCGACCAAAATTACCCGAATCCGTTCAATCCGCAGACAAATATTCGCTATCGAATCGCTGAACATTCCTTCGTCAAACTAAGTATTTACAATATTTTGGGTGATCTTGTGAAATCGCTGGTGAGCGAAACGCAAGCCCCCGGGGAAAAAGTTATTTTGTGGGATGGCACCAATCAATCCGGCGCAGCAGTAGCCAGTGGATTTTACTTTTATAAGCTATCCGCAGGTGATGTTCAACAAACCCGGCGCATGTTACTCATCCGCTAA
- a CDS encoding TonB-dependent receptor, whose translation MDSAAIADSLSYQVDDVVVTGTRYGKKIIDIPYPVTRMDFREFRYERKAGVNDVLSSVPGLFLQSRYGNHDVRISIRGFGSRSNSGIRGVRILLDGIPESEPDGQTRIEAIDFNAVGRIEIVKGNASSLYTNAPGGVINFINDVDFDRTFLVQFNDFGSYGLRRNGFKYGFKSPAYTWLMTYSYHNSDGYRNHSNDWWHIVNTVLETRPTDRTKLQLLGYFVDGQIFLPGSLSKADFEEDPSQANQRDLDRGTNRYTRKGRLGLRYEVALDKARNNELEITGYGTIKYFERVSSNFRIINRYGLGASGRFINRSVLANRKNEFSLGFDLLNQTGPVESYVNLGGQKSDILQTLTDETIANVGFYLQNNLNLIENRLDLLLTGRYDKVIFDVKDQLLGSRGAKRRFEEFTPKAALNYKFTPLIAIYGSVGRSFESPAGNELDNFPTSTQPGILLNPDLKPQETTNLELGIKGNIFRSHAAGFRSMLFEATFFRYIIDNEIVPFEVFSDVFFRNAARTIRNGLEIGGTVDVYRGLHLNVAYTFSDFSYDSYKALSLSVGNNGAITNEESDFSGNIVPSVPRHNLNIALSKSFNLTPDHAFFVKGGMWDVSGLYVDDANSEQSEGYRLFNALIGLDVFKNSPFNLLLSAGVNNITDETYVAFVNINSARQEFYEAGLPRNFFGSIKLGLQF comes from the coding sequence ATGGACAGTGCCGCAATTGCGGATTCGCTGTCTTATCAGGTGGACGATGTGGTGGTAACGGGAACGCGCTACGGCAAAAAAATCATCGATATTCCGTATCCGGTAACGCGGATGGATTTTCGCGAATTCCGGTACGAACGCAAAGCCGGCGTGAACGACGTGCTGTCGTCCGTGCCAGGGCTGTTTTTGCAATCGCGATACGGCAATCACGATGTGCGGATTTCCATTCGCGGATTTGGCAGCCGCTCCAATTCCGGCATTCGCGGCGTGCGTATTTTGCTGGACGGCATCCCGGAATCGGAACCGGACGGGCAAACCCGCATCGAGGCGATCGATTTCAACGCGGTCGGGCGCATCGAAATTGTGAAGGGCAACGCCTCCTCGCTGTACACCAACGCGCCGGGTGGCGTGATCAACTTCATCAACGATGTGGATTTTGATCGCACCTTTTTGGTGCAGTTCAACGATTTCGGGTCGTACGGTTTGCGCCGGAACGGATTCAAATATGGCTTCAAATCGCCGGCGTACACCTGGCTGATGACTTATAGCTATCACAATTCCGATGGTTACAGAAATCACAGCAACGACTGGTGGCACATCGTCAACACCGTTTTGGAAACGCGCCCGACTGATCGCACCAAACTGCAACTGCTCGGCTATTTTGTGGACGGACAAATTTTCCTGCCCGGCTCGCTCTCCAAAGCGGATTTTGAGGAAGATCCGTCGCAGGCAAACCAGCGCGATCTCGATCGCGGCACCAATCGCTATACCCGAAAGGGGCGGCTCGGTTTGCGATACGAAGTGGCACTGGATAAAGCGCGAAACAATGAACTGGAGATTACCGGATACGGCACCATCAAATATTTTGAGCGGGTGTCCAGCAACTTTCGGATTATCAATCGATACGGTTTGGGCGCCAGCGGGCGATTCATCAACCGCAGCGTTTTGGCGAACCGGAAAAATGAATTTTCGCTGGGATTCGATCTGCTGAACCAAACCGGACCGGTGGAATCGTATGTGAATCTCGGCGGGCAAAAAAGCGATATCCTCCAAACCCTGACGGACGAAACCATCGCAAATGTGGGATTTTATCTGCAAAACAATTTGAATCTCATCGAAAACCGCCTGGATTTGCTGCTCACCGGACGATACGATAAAGTGATTTTTGATGTAAAAGATCAACTGTTGGGTTCGCGTGGCGCGAAACGCCGGTTCGAGGAATTTACGCCGAAGGCGGCGCTAAATTACAAATTTACGCCGCTTATCGCGATTTACGGCTCTGTCGGGCGAAGTTTCGAAAGCCCAGCGGGGAATGAACTGGATAACTTCCCGACCAGCACCCAACCGGGAATTTTGCTCAATCCGGATTTGAAACCGCAGGAAACCACCAATCTGGAATTGGGCATCAAAGGCAATATTTTTCGTTCGCACGCCGCCGGATTTCGCTCAATGCTTTTCGAAGCGACATTTTTCCGCTATATTATTGATAACGAAATTGTGCCGTTCGAAGTGTTTTCCGATGTGTTTTTCCGGAACGCTGCCCGAACCATCCGCAACGGATTGGAGATCGGCGGAACAGTGGATGTGTATCGCGGATTGCACCTGAATGTGGCATATACATTTTCCGATTTTTCGTATGACAGTTACAAAGCACTGTCGCTCAGCGTCGGCAACAACGGCGCAATTACCAACGAAGAATCGGATTTTTCCGGGAATATTGTGCCGAGCGTACCGCGCCACAACCTGAATATCGCGCTGTCGAAATCGTTCAATCTCACGCCCGATCACGCATTTTTTGTGAAAGGCGGGATGTGGGATGTCAGCGGATTGTATGTTGATGACGCAAATTCAGAACAATCAGAGGGTTATCGCCTGTTTAACGCACTGATCGGACTCGATGTTTTCAAAAATAGTCCGTTCAACCTGCTGCTTTCTGCAGGCGTCAACAATATTACCGACGAAACGTATGTGGCGTTTGTGAATATCAACTCCGCACGGCAGGAATTTTACGAAGCCGGTTTGCCCAGAAATTTCTTCGGATCGATAAAATTGGGTCTGCAATTTTAA
- a CDS encoding glycosyltransferase, producing MQNLKQHFSYRKFADSTHNILYLDDDYFLQKESIDALQKLGHRVTVLKVLQNDPSKMLESILKTALMTKPDCVMSINHAGFDPEGKIVNILNELRIPLLMWYLDDFRFILVDTYLHATPNTAVFTYEKQHLQPLRDTGFLHVFHLPSATAVDPTRDYHYEEFANLADATVFIGSTFNKSKAARLRPEYPRMAKKLSKKIDFTELQHDLLLQAERLQRSHFPTSAKFFHYASYLICEATEQYRRHFLEHVRADYFHVFGDKDWEKANISGKIHPPVHNLTAAPHIQRMAKINLCLSSQQLGSAVSLRAYEIPASGGFLLTDWKDDLADLFAEDEIVSFRSVDEMNDKIDFYQRHPKKRDPVIRKARERVINEHQVFHRIQKCWLSPPKLSGKLPQGYASASLSDQKNLCQLVIPASGRNLRIE from the coding sequence ATGCAAAACCTTAAACAACACTTTTCTTACCGAAAATTTGCCGATTCAACCCACAACATTCTATACCTGGATGATGATTATTTTCTGCAAAAAGAGTCGATCGACGCGCTGCAGAAACTGGGTCATCGCGTTACCGTTTTGAAAGTGCTGCAAAACGATCCCAGCAAAATGCTGGAAAGCATCCTCAAAACGGCGCTGATGACCAAACCGGATTGTGTTATGAGCATCAACCACGCCGGATTTGATCCGGAAGGCAAAATAGTCAATATTCTCAATGAGTTACGCATTCCGCTGCTAATGTGGTATCTCGATGATTTCCGGTTTATTTTGGTGGATACGTACCTGCATGCAACACCAAACACGGCGGTTTTCACTTACGAAAAGCAGCATTTGCAGCCGCTTCGCGATACCGGATTTTTGCACGTGTTTCATTTGCCTTCCGCAACGGCGGTTGATCCGACACGGGATTATCATTACGAAGAATTTGCAAATTTGGCAGATGCGACGGTGTTTATCGGCAGCACATTCAATAAATCGAAAGCGGCACGGTTGCGCCCGGAGTATCCGCGAATGGCAAAAAAGCTCTCAAAAAAGATTGATTTTACTGAACTTCAGCACGATTTATTATTGCAGGCAGAACGACTTCAACGCAGCCACTTCCCCACTTCCGCCAAATTTTTTCACTATGCCAGCTATTTGATTTGCGAGGCTACCGAGCAGTATCGCCGTCATTTTTTGGAACATGTTCGCGCAGATTATTTCCATGTTTTCGGCGATAAAGATTGGGAAAAAGCCAACATCTCCGGTAAAATTCACCCGCCGGTGCACAACCTGACGGCTGCGCCACACATCCAGCGGATGGCGAAAATCAACCTGTGTTTGTCCAGCCAGCAGCTTGGCAGCGCGGTCAGTTTGCGGGCGTATGAAATCCCCGCTTCCGGCGGATTTTTGCTCACGGATTGGAAAGATGATTTGGCAGATTTGTTCGCCGAGGACGAAATTGTCAGCTTCCGCAGCGTCGATGAAATGAACGATAAAATTGATTTTTACCAACGGCATCCCAAAAAGCGTGACCCGGTGATTCGCAAAGCCCGCGAACGGGTGATCAACGAGCACCAGGTGTTCCATCGCATCCAAAAATGCTGGCTATCGCCGCCAAAATTGAGTGGTAAGCTGCCGCAAGGATACGCTTCGGCTTCGCTCAGCGACCAGAAAAACCTTTGCCAATTGGTCATTCCTGCGTCAGGCAGGAATCTCAGGATTGAATGA
- a CDS encoding alkaline phosphatase family protein: protein MGLFNFFKKKKKVFVIGLDCAAPELVFHRWRDDLPNLRKLMTEGVWGELSSAIPAITVPAWSSMLSSKDPGVLGIYGFRNRSDYSYDKMFVANGDYVKEKRVWDYLSAADLQNVVIGVPQTYPVKPLNGHLISGFLTPDTNAEFTWPPAFKNEVLNLEPEYDFDVKKFRTNDKEWLLSQIYEMTERRFNVVDYCLKNKPWDFFMLMEIGTDRIHHGFWDYHDPQHFKYQPGSEFENAIHDYYVFIDTKIGQWLNQIDENTAVIVVSDHGAKRLDGGICINEWLWKNGYLAFENDPPMDKPVSFEKLKVDWKRTKVWGSGGYYARIFFNVEGREPNGIIPQSEYESFRDEFAAKIRAIPDHNGNPLPTKTFKPEELYKKVNNVAPDLMVYFGDLLWRSVGSVGHGSFYTFDNDTGPDSCNHAQNGMFILHDPANPGKGQEITGAQLMDIAPTVLDLFGVEIPEDMQGRVISHRKPNLDVVYDMV, encoded by the coding sequence ATGGGGCTGTTTAATTTTTTCAAAAAGAAGAAAAAAGTGTTTGTTATCGGGTTGGATTGTGCGGCACCGGAACTGGTGTTTCATCGCTGGCGCGATGATTTGCCCAACCTGCGAAAACTGATGACCGAAGGCGTTTGGGGCGAGTTAAGTTCTGCAATTCCGGCGATTACAGTTCCGGCGTGGAGCTCGATGCTGTCGTCCAAAGATCCCGGTGTGTTGGGCATTTACGGCTTCCGCAACCGCTCGGATTATTCGTACGACAAAATGTTTGTCGCCAACGGCGATTACGTAAAAGAGAAGCGGGTGTGGGATTATCTCAGCGCAGCGGATTTGCAAAATGTGGTGATCGGCGTGCCGCAAACCTATCCGGTAAAGCCGCTCAACGGACACCTGATTTCCGGATTTTTGACGCCTGATACCAACGCTGAATTCACCTGGCCACCCGCGTTCAAAAATGAGGTGCTAAATCTCGAACCGGAATACGATTTTGATGTCAAAAAATTCCGCACCAACGACAAAGAATGGCTGCTCAGCCAAATTTACGAAATGACCGAACGGCGCTTCAACGTGGTTGATTACTGCCTCAAAAACAAACCGTGGGATTTTTTCATGCTGATGGAAATCGGCACCGATCGGATTCACCACGGATTTTGGGATTACCACGATCCGCAGCATTTCAAATATCAGCCGGGCAGCGAATTTGAGAATGCCATTCACGATTATTACGTGTTCATCGATACGAAAATCGGGCAGTGGCTCAACCAGATCGATGAAAATACCGCGGTAATTGTCGTTTCCGATCACGGTGCAAAACGGCTGGATGGCGGTATTTGCATCAACGAATGGCTGTGGAAAAACGGCTATCTGGCATTCGAAAATGATCCGCCGATGGACAAACCGGTGTCTTTCGAAAAGCTGAAAGTAGACTGGAAACGCACCAAGGTATGGGGCAGTGGCGGCTATTACGCCCGTATTTTTTTCAATGTTGAGGGCCGCGAGCCGAACGGCATTATTCCGCAAAGCGAATACGAATCGTTCCGCGATGAATTTGCCGCGAAAATCCGCGCAATTCCCGATCACAACGGCAATCCGTTGCCAACCAAAACCTTCAAACCGGAGGAACTTTACAAAAAAGTGAACAACGTAGCGCCGGATTTGATGGTCTATTTTGGTGATTTGCTGTGGCGTTCGGTGGGCTCTGTCGGGCATGGCAGTTTTTACACGTTCGACAACGACACCGGACCGGATTCCTGTAACCACGCACAAAACGGGATGTTCATTTTGCACGATCCGGCAAACCCCGGAAAAGGGCAGGAAATTACCGGTGCTCAATTGATGGACATCGCGCCAACGGTGCTGGATTTGTTTGGTGTGGAAATTCCCGAAGATATGCAGGGCAGGGTGATCAGCCATCGCAAACCAAATCTGGATGTGGTTTACGATATGGTTTGA
- a CDS encoding glycosyltransferase, with translation MKILFLSTENPFPVDHGHHLRTYQNLKALSSAHDVHFIGFYNEPMNPADVESVKKMCKTVDFYQIKYSGKSPAFLWMTLKSQFSAMPVSIRKYIDSRVESRIRELISGDGIDLVHFDLLHMSGYLTTTGDIPSVLINHNVEWMRIQRLTEIAKNPLLKMMLKRETERLRTYENATCERVDCCIAVSDVDQQMLERDAPRGNYEMIPNGVDAAFFKPNKHVPDVKRMVWAGGMDGLYNRDAVDFFLADIWPLIAKEIADATAAFIGKEPSELLRQVAAKDSRITAVGYVDDVRPHVDDALFFIAPLRAGSGTKLKVLNAMAQGRAVLTTSIGAEGIAATPDSEILVADTPQSFAQKAIWLLQHPEKALEIGNRARTVIEREYDWDSLEAKTLAIYERVAKRKE, from the coding sequence ATGAAAATTCTGTTTCTCTCGACCGAAAATCCGTTTCCGGTCGATCACGGGCATCATTTGCGAACCTATCAAAATTTGAAAGCGCTCTCGTCTGCGCACGATGTTCACTTCATCGGATTTTACAACGAACCGATGAATCCGGCGGACGTCGAATCCGTAAAAAAAATGTGCAAAACGGTTGATTTTTATCAAATTAAATACAGCGGAAAAAGCCCCGCATTTTTGTGGATGACGTTAAAAAGCCAGTTTTCCGCAATGCCGGTTTCCATTCGAAAATACATCGATTCGCGGGTGGAATCGCGCATTCGCGAGCTGATTTCCGGCGACGGCATCGACCTCGTGCATTTCGATCTGCTGCACATGAGCGGTTATTTGACCACTACCGGCGATATTCCGTCCGTGCTGATCAACCACAATGTGGAGTGGATGCGCATTCAGCGATTGACGGAAATCGCCAAAAATCCCTTGCTGAAAATGATGCTCAAACGCGAAACCGAACGGCTGCGAACTTACGAAAACGCCACTTGCGAACGGGTGGATTGTTGCATCGCGGTGTCGGATGTCGATCAGCAAATGCTCGAACGCGATGCGCCGCGCGGCAATTACGAAATGATTCCTAACGGCGTGGATGCTGCGTTTTTTAAGCCGAACAAACATGTGCCGGATGTTAAACGGATGGTTTGGGCGGGCGGAATGGACGGGCTTTACAATCGTGATGCAGTGGATTTTTTTCTGGCGGACATTTGGCCGCTGATCGCGAAGGAAATAGCCGACGCCACCGCCGCATTTATTGGCAAAGAGCCGTCCGAACTGCTTCGGCAAGTTGCTGCGAAAGATTCGCGCATCACAGCCGTTGGTTATGTGGACGATGTGCGTCCGCATGTGGACGACGCGCTGTTTTTCATCGCGCCGTTGCGCGCGGGCAGCGGCACAAAATTGAAGGTGCTCAACGCGATGGCGCAGGGAAGGGCGGTGTTGACCACGTCCATCGGGGCGGAGGGGATCGCTGCAACGCCGGATTCGGAAATTTTAGTTGCCGATACCCCGCAGTCGTTTGCCCAAAAAGCGATTTGGCTGCTGCAACATCCAGAAAAAGCGCTAGAAATCGGCAATCGCGCCCGCACAGTCATCGAGCGCGAATACGATTGGGATTCGCTGGAAGCCAAAACACTGGCGATTTACGAGCGCGTGGCGAAACGGAAAGAATAG
- a CDS encoding polysaccharide deacetylase family protein: MFEIPILAYHHVVPEHSDTILPWVYNSPFRVTVDQFDAQMRFLTENSYQIIGLDELWQQVHDKESAKLDQLANKSVVITFDDGWKNNIDYALPVLQNYGIKATFYIISKAVGEQEYMSWSDLEKMAAAEMDIQSHGHRHVALELLSDDECRFEFEHSKHLLESNLGHKISHFSFPLGFYNRKVIDIAKKYYKTCATSNTGFVSNQSNVNELPRLMVRHEHSLDDLRMILERDKQHLKHEIRVQKAKRTVKSIIGLKNYLRLHEFVYRTPSTEIKETESA, from the coding sequence ATGTTTGAAATCCCAATTTTGGCTTATCATCACGTTGTGCCGGAACATTCTGATACAATTTTGCCGTGGGTTTACAATTCTCCGTTTCGGGTTACGGTCGATCAGTTCGATGCACAAATGCGATTCTTGACCGAAAACAGTTACCAAATAATTGGTTTGGACGAGCTTTGGCAACAGGTCCATGATAAAGAATCTGCTAAATTGGATCAATTAGCGAATAAATCAGTAGTAATCACTTTTGATGATGGCTGGAAAAATAATATCGATTATGCGCTACCGGTTCTGCAAAATTACGGCATCAAAGCCACGTTTTACATCATTAGCAAAGCGGTTGGCGAGCAGGAATATATGAGTTGGTCTGATCTCGAAAAAATGGCAGCAGCCGAAATGGATATTCAGTCGCACGGTCATCGGCATGTGGCGCTGGAACTGCTTTCTGATGACGAATGCCGCTTCGAGTTTGAGCATTCCAAACATTTGCTGGAATCGAATTTGGGGCACAAAATCAGCCATTTCAGTTTTCCGCTGGGTTTTTACAATCGCAAAGTGATCGACATCGCCAAAAAATATTACAAAACCTGCGCCACTTCGAACACCGGTTTTGTATCAAACCAATCGAATGTGAACGAATTGCCGCGTTTGATGGTTCGCCACGAGCATTCGCTCGATGATTTGCGGATGATTTTGGAACGCGACAAACAGCATCTCAAACACGAAATCCGCGTTCAAAAAGCCAAACGCACGGTAAAATCGATTATCGGGCTGAAAAATTATCTCCGGCTGCACGAATTCGTCTATCGCACGCCCTCAACGGAAATCAAGGAAACGGAGTCAGCCTGA